A DNA window from Coffea arabica cultivar ET-39 chromosome 6c, Coffea Arabica ET-39 HiFi, whole genome shotgun sequence contains the following coding sequences:
- the LOC113692792 gene encoding uncharacterized protein isoform X2: protein MDSNYRSNTGTGKSSAAAAPQLTGEAAAEFQQGINLLLSRWTALQMAVQSEWGGPQSRLKSQQLELDLFSLLAGSKERVYMDDVEDLLDDSMLSLGTEIADGSIEEIAEKLMFMHEECLKGDFSSIQRLRATNPPPGAATHVTQASSDSDSDDNEDSDNGNGPNDGSSKMVVDVPQSHSVMNREEMMVDESIPQEPAETEDGWTVVASKRNRVNMMDISVCDETASIFSLIVLSHDWSS, encoded by the exons ATGGACTCCAATTACCGAAGCAACACCGGCACCGGCAAGTCATCGGCGGCTGCTGCTCCCCAGCTGACTGGGGAGGCGGCGGCTGAGTTCCAACAAGGCATCAATTTACTGCTTTCTCGATGGACAGCACTTCAAATGGCCGTTCAGAGCGAGTGGGGTGGCCCCCAGTCTCGTCTTAAGTCCCAGCAACTCGAACTCGACCTCTTTTCACTTCTTGCTGGATCCAAAG AGAGAGTATATATGGATGACGTGGAGGATCTTCTTGATGATTCAATGCTATCTCTTGGTACTGAGATTGCCGATGGCAGTATAGAGGAG ATAGCTGAAAAATTGATGTTTATGCATGAAGAATGTTTGAAAGGTGATTTTAGTTCCATACAAAGGCTTAGGGCAACTAATCCTCCACCAGGAGCAGCCACCCATGTTACACAG GCCAGCAGCGACAGCGATAGTGATGATAATGAAGACAGTGATAATGGTAATGGGCCAAATGATGGCTCGTCAAAGATGGTGGTCGATGTTCCACAATCCCATTCTGTCATGAATAGGGAAGAAATGATGGTGGATGAGTCTATACCCCAGGAACCAGCTGAAACAGAAGATGGATGGACTGTGGTTGCATCTAAGCGGAACAGAG TGAATATGATGGATATTTCCGTGTGTGATGAGACCGCTTCCATATTCAGCTTAATTGTGCTTAGCCATGACTGGTCTAGCTAG
- the LOC113692792 gene encoding uncharacterized protein isoform X4 — translation MDSNYRSNTGTGKSSAAAAPQLTGEAAAEFQQGINLLLSRWTALQMAVQSEWGGPQSRLKSQQLELDLFSLLAGSKERVYMDDVEDLLDDSMLSLGTEIADGSIEEIAEKLMFMHEECLKGDFSSIQRLRATNPPPGAATHVTQASSDSDSDDNEDSDNGNGPNDGSSKMVVDVPQSHSVMNREEMMVDESIPQEPAETEDGWTVVASKRNRGRRH, via the exons ATGGACTCCAATTACCGAAGCAACACCGGCACCGGCAAGTCATCGGCGGCTGCTGCTCCCCAGCTGACTGGGGAGGCGGCGGCTGAGTTCCAACAAGGCATCAATTTACTGCTTTCTCGATGGACAGCACTTCAAATGGCCGTTCAGAGCGAGTGGGGTGGCCCCCAGTCTCGTCTTAAGTCCCAGCAACTCGAACTCGACCTCTTTTCACTTCTTGCTGGATCCAAAG AGAGAGTATATATGGATGACGTGGAGGATCTTCTTGATGATTCAATGCTATCTCTTGGTACTGAGATTGCCGATGGCAGTATAGAGGAG ATAGCTGAAAAATTGATGTTTATGCATGAAGAATGTTTGAAAGGTGATTTTAGTTCCATACAAAGGCTTAGGGCAACTAATCCTCCACCAGGAGCAGCCACCCATGTTACACAG GCCAGCAGCGACAGCGATAGTGATGATAATGAAGACAGTGATAATGGTAATGGGCCAAATGATGGCTCGTCAAAGATGGTGGTCGATGTTCCACAATCCCATTCTGTCATGAATAGGGAAGAAATGATGGTGGATGAGTCTATACCCCAGGAACCAGCTGAAACAGAAGATGGATGGACTGTGGTTGCATCTAAGCGGAACAGAGGTAGAAGACATTAA
- the LOC113692792 gene encoding uncharacterized protein isoform X1: MDSNYRSNTGTGKSSAAAAPQLTGEAAAEFQQGINLLLSRWTALQMAVQSEWGGPQSRLKSQQLELDLFSLLAGSKERVYMDDVEDLLDDSMLSLGTEIADGSIEEIAEKLMFMHEECLKGDFSSIQRLRATNPPPGAATHVTQIQASSDSDSDDNEDSDNGNGPNDGSSKMVVDVPQSHSVMNREEMMVDESIPQEPAETEDGWTVVASKRNRVNMMDISVCDETASIFSLIVLSHDWSS; the protein is encoded by the exons ATGGACTCCAATTACCGAAGCAACACCGGCACCGGCAAGTCATCGGCGGCTGCTGCTCCCCAGCTGACTGGGGAGGCGGCGGCTGAGTTCCAACAAGGCATCAATTTACTGCTTTCTCGATGGACAGCACTTCAAATGGCCGTTCAGAGCGAGTGGGGTGGCCCCCAGTCTCGTCTTAAGTCCCAGCAACTCGAACTCGACCTCTTTTCACTTCTTGCTGGATCCAAAG AGAGAGTATATATGGATGACGTGGAGGATCTTCTTGATGATTCAATGCTATCTCTTGGTACTGAGATTGCCGATGGCAGTATAGAGGAG ATAGCTGAAAAATTGATGTTTATGCATGAAGAATGTTTGAAAGGTGATTTTAGTTCCATACAAAGGCTTAGGGCAACTAATCCTCCACCAGGAGCAGCCACCCATGTTACACAG ATACAGGCCAGCAGCGACAGCGATAGTGATGATAATGAAGACAGTGATAATGGTAATGGGCCAAATGATGGCTCGTCAAAGATGGTGGTCGATGTTCCACAATCCCATTCTGTCATGAATAGGGAAGAAATGATGGTGGATGAGTCTATACCCCAGGAACCAGCTGAAACAGAAGATGGATGGACTGTGGTTGCATCTAAGCGGAACAGAG TGAATATGATGGATATTTCCGTGTGTGATGAGACCGCTTCCATATTCAGCTTAATTGTGCTTAGCCATGACTGGTCTAGCTAG
- the LOC113692792 gene encoding uncharacterized protein isoform X3 has protein sequence MDSNYRSNTGTGKSSAAAAPQLTGEAAAEFQQGINLLLSRWTALQMAVQSEWGGPQSRLKSQQLELDLFSLLAGSKERVYMDDVEDLLDDSMLSLGTEIADGSIEEIAEKLMFMHEECLKGDFSSIQRLRATNPPPGAATHVTQIQASSDSDSDDNEDSDNGNGPNDGSSKMVVDVPQSHSVMNREEMMVDESIPQEPAETEDGWTVVASKRNREGILSLRGA, from the exons ATGGACTCCAATTACCGAAGCAACACCGGCACCGGCAAGTCATCGGCGGCTGCTGCTCCCCAGCTGACTGGGGAGGCGGCGGCTGAGTTCCAACAAGGCATCAATTTACTGCTTTCTCGATGGACAGCACTTCAAATGGCCGTTCAGAGCGAGTGGGGTGGCCCCCAGTCTCGTCTTAAGTCCCAGCAACTCGAACTCGACCTCTTTTCACTTCTTGCTGGATCCAAAG AGAGAGTATATATGGATGACGTGGAGGATCTTCTTGATGATTCAATGCTATCTCTTGGTACTGAGATTGCCGATGGCAGTATAGAGGAG ATAGCTGAAAAATTGATGTTTATGCATGAAGAATGTTTGAAAGGTGATTTTAGTTCCATACAAAGGCTTAGGGCAACTAATCCTCCACCAGGAGCAGCCACCCATGTTACACAG ATACAGGCCAGCAGCGACAGCGATAGTGATGATAATGAAGACAGTGATAATGGTAATGGGCCAAATGATGGCTCGTCAAAGATGGTGGTCGATGTTCCACAATCCCATTCTGTCATGAATAGGGAAGAAATGATGGTGGATGAGTCTATACCCCAGGAACCAGCTGAAACAGAAGATGGATGGACTGTGGTTGCATCTAAGCGGAACAGAG AAGGCATACTTTCATTGAGAGGCGCCTAG
- the LOC113692790 gene encoding protein DAY-LENGTH-DEPENDENT DELAYED-GREENING 1, chloroplastic-like encodes MLLMSTSMVLCDNLVFFEGNANKSSLNYSRCLKSGLVQLSFGRKRFCGLVPRAKKKHFKRRSWWQRFFLDDDGNWLGLKDDDMLEDSLESEDSGDEELSDNEKFEAWKRRAEAIIELREAQEDIRNEENRRWEDWLADETNDNGNGTSWIHSSNGAVGKSVEEAREDPVQMIPRGGLVKSARDAIFGREDDEILYEDRVFRYASFNSAKFLAVLIIIPCALDFLVHDFVLVPFLDRYVKTVPLAAQMLDVRRSQKLEMVQEIKLEKARYRLEVEIGKSPPLSEEELWTELHHKALELRDQRRLENRRAFANIWSDIVFGVSLFILLYFNQSQVALLKFTGYKMLNNVTDTGKAFLIILVTDIFLGYHSESGWQTVCEIIVEHYGLEVDEAAITIFVCLVPVIIDACVKLWLFKFLPRLSPRVANIFREMERH; translated from the exons ATGTTATTAATGAGCACTTCAATGGTGTTATGTGATAACTTGGTCTTTTTTGAGGGAAATGCCAATAAAAGTTCCTTGAATTATTCACGTTGTCTGAAAAGTGGTTTGGTTCAGTTGAGCTTTGGGAGGAAAAGATTTTGTGGGTTGGTGCCAAGAGCCAAGAAAAAGCATTTTAAAAGGAGGAGTTGGTGGCAGAGGTTCTTTTTGGACGATGATGGGAATTGGCTTGGTCTAAAGGATGATGATATGCTTGAAGATTCGTTGGAATCAGAAGATTCAGGGGATGAGGAGTTATCAGATAATGAGAAGTTTGAGGCTTGGAAAAGGAGAGCTGAGGCGATTATTGAGTTGAGGGAAGCACAGGAGGATATTAGGAATGAGGAGAATAGGAGGTGGGAGGACTGGCTTGCAGATGAAACAAATGATAATGGCAATGGCACGTCGTGGATTCATAGCTCGAATGGTGCAGTTGGAAAATCTGTAGAGGAGGCTAGGGAAGACCCTGTTCAGATGATACCTAGGGGAGGTTTGGTGAAGTCAGCAAGGGATGCGATCTTTGGCAGGGAAGATGATGAAATACTATATGAGGATCGTGTTTTTCGTTATGCATCATTCAATTCA GCTAAATTTTTGGCAGTATTGATAATAATTCCATGCGCTTTAGACTTTTTGGTTCACGACTTTGTCCTTGTGCCGTTTCTGGACAG ATATGTCAAGACAGTACCATTAGCAGCACAGATGCTTGATGTGAGAAGAAGTCAGAAGCTTGAAATGGTCCAGGAGATAAAGCTGGAGAAAGCCCGGTATAGGCTTGAGGTAGAGATTGGTAAATCGCCACCTCTCTCTGAAGAGGAGCTGTGGACGGAATTACACCATAAGGC GTTAGAGTTACGAGATCAGCGGAGGCTAGAGAATCGTAGAGCATTTGCCAATATATGGTCTGATATTGTTTTTGGAGTATCATTGTTCATTCTTTTGTACTTCAATCAGAGTCAA GTAGCTCTGCTGAAATTTACTGGCTACAAGATGCTAAACAATGTTACAGACACGGGGAAGGCTTTCCTAATTATACTTGTCACTGATATATTTCTAGG GTATCATTCAGAGTCTGGTTGGCAGACTGTATGTGAGATAATAGTTGAGCATTATGGTCTTGAGGTTGATGAGGCTGCCATTACCATTTTTGTCTGTTTAGTTCCAGTTATTATTGATGCTTGCGTGAAGCTCTGG ttatTCAAGTTTTTGCCAAGGTTATCCCCAAGGGTAGCAAATATTTTCAGAGAAATGGAGAGGCATTAG